Proteins found in one Taeniopygia guttata chromosome 27, bTaeGut7.mat, whole genome shotgun sequence genomic segment:
- the HDAC5 gene encoding histone deacetylase 5 isoform X2: MLLSGRAGPRGEDGGGGGGAAGRAPGGTGGTPGLPGGAGTAPVPRAALTDPRLGEPPRATMDPQSDAEGGSGREPPLELLPRVPLHAALPAPACPAGPEGPEEAGVDAGLAAAREQQLQRELVALKQQQQLQKQLLFAEFQKQHEHLTRQHQVQLQKHLKQQEALAARRQQELEQQRQRERQELEQQQRLEQLQSLRPKDRGRDSAIASTEVKLKLQEFLLSKAKEPGPGAPNHSLPQHPKCWAHHTSLDQSSPPQTGSPGTPPSYKLPLLGTYDGRDDFPLRKTASEPNLKVRSRLKQKVAERRSSPLLRRRDGSVLSAFRKRHVEITVSSVCSSAPGSGPSSPNSSHGAHNGLAASVPNIHSEQLLPQPHGLALDGAQLSLYTSPSLPNLSLGLQATVTVTSAHLPVSPKLSPQAEGERPGVPPGVSPLRPGAALPGKFLSTSSIPGCLLGVALDGDAPAGSPSLLQHVLLLEQARQQSTLIAVPLHGQSPLVTGGRGGGPRGNKLPRHRPLSRTQSSPLPQSPHGPLQHFLDKQQLKLLPKGGELARQPPVHPEETEEELTAQQSPPPGERGPPGPPLGPPLALVSPEAGDPPEQPQDPEGCQEPGDSGDEAPGDPDVTELGVTYKQVYPEAPLPLYPPPALGVLALPHAALARAQSSPASVKPPPPEGPPRHLFTTGVVYDTFMLKHQCTCGNTTIHPEHAGRIQSIWSRLQETGLLGKCERIRGRKATLEEIQTVHSEHHALLYGTSPLNRQKLDSKKLLGPITPKTYAVLPCGGIGVDSDTVWNELHSSSAVRTAVGCLLELAFKVAAGEVKNGFAVIRPPGHHAEESTAMGFCFFNSVAISAKLLQQRLSVGRILIVDWDIHHGNGTQQAFYSDPHVLYISLHRYDDGNFFPGSGAPEEVGSGLGVGYNINIAWTGGVDPPIGDVEYLTAFRTVVMPIANEFCPDLVLVSAGFDAVEGHLSPLGGYSVTAKCFGHLTKQLMMLAGGRVVLALEGGHDLTAICDASEACVSALLGLELEPLDPALLQQKPNVNAVATLEKVIEIQSRHWGSVRRFAAAVGRSLLEAQRGDTEEAETVTAMALLSVGAERHGTGNGTGTEPPARPAEEPMEAEPTL; encoded by the exons ATGTTGTTGtcggggcgggcggggccgcgcggcgAAGatggaggcggcggcgggggggcggcggggcgcgcGCCGGGCGGCACCGGGGGGACCCCAG GGCTCCCTGGCGGCGCGGGCACAGCCCCGGTGCCCCGGGCGGCGCTGACGGACCCGCGCCTCGGCGAGCCCCCCCGGGCCACCATGGACCCCCAGAGCGACGCAG AGGGGGGGTCCGGCCGTGAGCCCccgctggagctgctgccccgtgtccccctgcaCGCTGCCCTGCCCGCCCCAG CGTGTCCGGCGGGCCCGGAGGGGCCGGAGGAGGCGGGGGTGGACGCGGGGCTGGCGGCGGCgcgggagcagcagctgcagcgggagctggtggccctgaagcagcagcagcagctccagaagcaGCTGCTCTTCGCCGAGTTCCAGAAGCAGCACGAGCACCTCACCCGCCAGCACCAGGTCCAGCTCCAGAAGCACCTCAAG cagcaggaggcccTGGCAGCCCGgcggcagcaggagctggagcagcagcggcagcgggagcggcaggagctggagcagcagcagcgcctggagcagctgcagagcctgcGCCCCAAGGACCGGGGCCGTGACA GCGCCATCGCCAGCACGGAGGTGAAGCTGAAGCTCCAGGAGTTCCTGCTCAGCAAGGCCAAGGAGCCGGGCCCCGGCGCCCCCAACCATTCcctcccccagcaccccaaatgTTG GGCTCACCACACCTCGTTGGACCAGAGTTCCCCCCCCCAGACCGGCagcccggggacccccccgtCCTACAagctccccctgctcggcaCCTACGACGGCCGGGACGATTTCCCGCTGCGCAAAACCG cctcgGAGCCCAACCTGAAGGTGCGCTCGCGGCTGAAGCAGAAGGTGGCGGAGCGCAGGAGCAGCCCCCTGCTGCGGCGGCGAGACGGCTCCGTGCTCAGCGCCTTCCGCAAGCGGCACGTGGAGATCACCG tgtcctcGGTCTGCAGCAGCGCCCCCGGGTCGGGGCCCAGCTCCCCCAACAGCTCCCACGGTGCCCACAACGGCCTGGCCGCCTCCGTCCCCAACATCCACAGCGAG cagctcctgccccagccccacggCCTGGCCCTGGACGGGGCCCAGCTCAGCCTCTACACGTCCCCGTCGCTGCCCAAcctgtccctggggctgcaggcCACTGTCACCGTCACCAGCGCCCACCTGCCC gtgTCCCCCAAGCTGTCGCCGCAGGCGGAGGGCGAGCGGCCGGGGGTGcccccgggggtgtccccgctgcgccccggggccgccctgcccgggaagTTCCTGAGCACGTCCTCGATCCCGGGGTGCCTGCTGGGGGTGGCCCTGGACGGGGACGCCCCGGCCGGGTCCCCGTCCCTGCTGCAGcacgtgctgctgctggagcaggcgCGGCAGCAGAGCACCCTGATTGCTG TGCCCCTGCACGGGCAGTCCCCGCTGGTGaccggggggcgcggggggggtCCCCGCGGGAACAAGCTGCCGCGCCACCGGCCCCTGAGCCGCACCCAGTCCTCCCCgctgccccagagcccccacGGGCCCCTGCAGCACTTCCTGGACAAGCAGCAGCTCAAG ctgctccccaaGGGGGGGGAGCTGGCGCGGCAGCCCCCCGTGCACCCCGAGGAGACGGAGGAGGAGCTGACGGCGCAGCAGTCGCCCCCCCCGGGGGAGAGAggcccccccgggccccccctCGGCCCCCCCCTCGCCCTCGTGTCCCCCGAGGCCGGGGACCCCCCGGAGCAGCCGCAGGACCCCGAGGGCTGCCAGGAgccgggggacagcggggacgaGGCCCCTGGGGACCCCGACGTCACCGAGCTGGGGGTCACCTACAAGCAG GTGTACCCCGAGGCGCCGCTGCCGCTGTACCCCCCACCCGCCCTGGGggtcctggccctgccccacgCCGCCCTCGCCCGCGCCCAGTCGTCCCCCGCCAGCGTCAAACCCCCCCCGCCCGAGGGGCCCCCCCGGCACCTCTTCACCACAG GCGTGGTGTACGACACCTTCATGCTGAAGCACCAGTGCACCTGCGGCAACACCACCATCCACCCCGAGCACGCCGGCCGCATCCAGAGCATCTGGTCCCGGCTGCAGGAGACGGGGCTGCTGGGCAAGTGCGAG CGCATCCGGGGCAGGAAGGCGACGCTGGAGGAGATCCAGACGGTGCACTCGGAGCACCACGCGCTGCTCTACGGCACCAGCCCCCTGAACCGCCAGAAACTGGACAGCAAAAAGctgctgg GTCCCATCACTCCGAAGACGTACGCGGTGCTGCCGTGCGGGGGCATCGGG gtgGACAGTGACACGGTGTGGAACGAGCTGCACTCGTCCAGCGCCGTGCGCACGGCCGTGGGCTGCCTGCTCGAGCTGGCCTTCAAGGTGGCCGCGGGCGAGGTCAAG AATGGCTTTGCCGTCATCCGCCCCCCAGGCCACCACGCCGAGGAGTCCACGGCCAT ggGCTTCTGCTTCTTCAACTCGGTGGCCATCTCGGccaagctgctgcagcagcggCTCAGCGTGGGCAGGATCCTCATCGTGGACTGG GACATCCACCACGGGAACGGGACCCAGCAGGCCTTCTACAGCGACCCGCACGTGCTCTACATCTCCCTGCACCGCTACGACGACGGCAACTTCTTCCCGGGCAGCGGGGCGCCTGAGGAG gtgggcagcGGGCTGGGCGTGGGCTACAACATCAACATCGCCTGGACGGGCGGCGTGGACCCCCCGATCGGGGACGTGGAGTACCTGACGGCCTTCAG GACGGTGGTGATGCCCATCGCCAACGAGTTCTGCCCGGACCTGGTGCTGGTCTCCGCCGGCTTCGACGCCGTCGAGGGTCACCTGTCCCCGCTCGGGGGCTACTCCGTCACCGCCAAGT GCTTCGGGCACCTGACCAAGCAGCTGATGATGCTGGCGGGGGGCCGGGTGGTGCTGGCGCTGGAGGGGGGGCACGACCTGACGGCCATCTGCGACGCCTCGGAGGCGTGTGTCAGCGCCCTGCTGGGGCTCGAG ctgGAGCCCCTGGACCcggccctgctgcagcagaagccCAACGTGAACGCGGTGGCCACGCTGGAGAAGGTCATCGAGATCCAGA GCCGGCACTGGGGCTCGGTGCGGCGCTTCGCCGCCGCCGTGGGCCGGTCCCTGCTGGAGGCGCAGCGCGGGGACACCGAGGAGGCCGAGACAGTGACAGCCATGGCCCTGCTGTCCGTGGGCGCCGAGCGCCACGGCACCGGTAACGGCACCgggacagagcccccagccaG